Proteins encoded together in one Scytonema millei VB511283 window:
- a CDS encoding glycosyltransferase family 4 protein produces the protein MKILLSAYACEPGRGTELGVGWNTVREVAKYHQVWVLTRPDDGRKAIEAELARHPIPNLNFLYFTLPIWGGGWKWGNGAFQIHYYLWQIQAYFVARQLHRQIGFDLIQHVTFVKYSSPSFLSLLPVPFIWGPVGGGESAPKAFWQDFSWQGKVYEILRDFSRRLGELDPFARLTARRSVLAWATTEDTARQLSQMGAKNVKVLSQVALLPEEIARLSQNCISSDRPVRFISIGRLLHWKGFHLGLRAFAQADLPSDTEYWIVGDGPERKRLQILAQELGIISQVKFCPEMSRDRIWQMMADARALVHPSLHESGGFVCLEAMAAGCPVVCLDLGGPAVQVTEATGFKVPAIEPQQAVTGIADAMSRLANDAELSAELGKAGQKRANELFNWANKGQQLVQCYDNILNRQTIPHAYSHSS, from the coding sequence ATGAAGATTCTATTGTCTGCCTATGCCTGCGAACCAGGTCGAGGAACTGAATTAGGGGTAGGCTGGAACACAGTTCGAGAGGTTGCCAAATACCATCAAGTTTGGGTACTAACTCGACCTGATGACGGTCGCAAGGCAATTGAGGCAGAGCTAGCCCGTCATCCAATCCCCAACCTGAATTTTCTCTATTTCACCTTGCCAATCTGGGGTGGCGGTTGGAAATGGGGCAATGGAGCATTTCAAATCCACTACTATCTCTGGCAGATTCAAGCTTATTTTGTTGCCCGTCAACTGCATCGTCAAATTGGCTTCGACTTAATTCAGCACGTCACTTTTGTTAAATACTCTAGTCCTAGTTTCCTCTCTCTGCTGCCAGTTCCCTTCATTTGGGGTCCTGTGGGCGGCGGTGAATCTGCACCAAAGGCTTTTTGGCAAGACTTTAGCTGGCAAGGCAAAGTTTACGAAATACTGCGTGATTTCTCGCGTCGTTTAGGAGAACTCGATCCGTTTGCTCGCCTGACAGCAAGACGCTCTGTCTTAGCTTGGGCAACTACTGAGGACACGGCGCGGCAACTCTCTCAAATGGGAGCGAAAAACGTCAAAGTACTTTCCCAAGTTGCCTTACTCCCAGAAGAGATCGCCCGTTTGAGTCAGAATTGCATTTCTAGCGATCGCCCAGTCAGGTTTATTTCTATTGGCAGACTGTTGCATTGGAAGGGTTTTCACCTGGGACTACGTGCTTTTGCTCAAGCAGATTTACCCTCTGATACCGAATATTGGATTGTGGGAGACGGACCCGAACGGAAACGGTTACAAATCCTCGCCCAAGAGCTAGGAATTATCTCTCAAGTCAAGTTCTGCCCTGAGATGTCCCGCGATCGCATCTGGCAAATGATGGCAGATGCAAGGGCATTGGTTCATCCTAGTTTGCACGAATCTGGAGGATTTGTCTGCTTAGAAGCAATGGCAGCAGGTTGTCCGGTTGTCTGTCTCGATTTAGGTGGACCAGCGGTTCAGGTCACCGAGGCAACAGGTTTTAAAGTCCCCGCAATCGAACCTCAGCAAGCTGTCACAGGTATTGCTGATGCTATGTCTCGTCTGGCAAACGACGCTGAACTGAGTGCCGAATTGGGCAAGGCAGGACAGAAGAGGGCAAACGAGCTGTTCAACTGGGCAAATAAGGGTCAGCAATTAGTTCAGTGCTACGACAACATTCTCAATCGACAAACGATTCCTCATGCGTATTCTCACAGTTCATAA